A genome region from Cucumis sativus cultivar 9930 chromosome 4, Cucumber_9930_V3, whole genome shotgun sequence includes the following:
- the LOC101206144 gene encoding ribonuclease II, chloroplastic/mitochondrial isoform X2 gives MPNNHKSFFFNPLDCMTLDSLPSQTIMAFRTVNTFSVFRSSLSPPLSAFRWSSKLRFSSPLLRHRYQIFKTGGGRLYSFYSVFENIIEELEAPRRRKRVSATAKMGLVGMGSGEVTEDKLVNRTLDRGLLLEFKKDSERVLLAVAQKPDGKKNWMVFDQNGVSSSIKPQQITYIVPGVENFDHTEIADFIKKAQDNLDPTLLEFAWLELLEQNKAVTTEELAEMIFGSTEPMESYCTHLLLSRDELYFTVLQTKGSRSFYGPRPTDQVEELQRKKLAKEAAEKELQEFVDLLKSAKAMPLKSKPPKSSWTAEEKTRYKVESLESYAIDDCVDDEQRKTAGMILKTMGLVKTASSAVNLLIDVGYFPRHVNLDLLKLNIRTDHSDGIIAAAESLLLEASDPDEVNRKNLTDLKVYAIDVDEADELDDALSATRLSDGRIKIWIHVADPARFVQPGSIVDREAMKRGTSIFLPTATYPMFPEKLAMDGMSLKQGEICNAVTVSVVLHSDGSIAEYSVENSIIKPTYMLTYESASELLSLNLVEEAELKILSEAATLRLAWRRQQGAIDMASLETRIKVANPEDPEPEINLYVENQADPAMRLVSEMMILCGEVIATFGSRNNIPLPYRGQPQTNIDVSAFAHLPEGPVRSSAIVRTMRAAEIDFRKPMPHGILGIPCYVQFTSPIRRYLDLLAHYQVKAFLKGDSPPYSHGQLEGMAATVNINTKLARRLSSVSLRYWILEYLRRQPKENRYRALILRFIKDRNALLLLVEVGIQASAWVSLGVQIGDEVQVRVEDAHPRDDVLSLKEIIQ, from the exons ATGCCCAACAACCATAAatcctttttcttcaatccTCTTGACTGCATGACCCTCGATTCTCTTCCTTCACAAACGATTATGGCTTTTCGAACTGTTAACACTTTCTCCGTCTTCCGCTCTTCATTATCCCCGCCTCTCTCTGCCTTCCGATGGAGCTCCAAACTAAGATTTAGTTCTCCTCTGTTAAGGCATCGATACCAAATTTTTAAGACTGGTGGAGGTCGATTATATTCCTTTTACAGTGTGTTTGAAAACATTATCGAAGAGCTCGAAGCTCCACGCCGGCGAAAGAGAGTTTCCGCTACTGCTAA AATGGGATTGGTGGGCATGGGCAGTGGAGAGGTTACTGAAGATAAGCTTGTGAACCGAACATTGGACAGGGGATTGTTGCTGGAGTTCAAGAAGGATTCGGAGAGGGTATTACTGGCAGTTGCTCAGAAACCTGATGGGAAAAAAAACTGGATGGTGTTCGATCAG AATGGCGTCTCATCGTCTATTAAGCCACAGCAAATTACATACATTGTTCCAggtgttgaaaattttgaccATACAGAAATTGCAGACTTCATTAAGAAAGCTCAGGATAACTTG GACCCAACATTGCTGGAATTTGCATGGCTTGAACTTCTTGAACAAAATAAGGCAGTGACTACCGAAGAATTAGCTGAG ATGATTTTTGGGAGTACAGAACCTATGGAAAGCTATTGTACGCATTTGTTGTTATCAAGAGATGAATTATACTTCACTGTTCTGCAGACAAAAGGTTCGCGATCTTTTTATGGTCCAAGACCTACTGACCAA GTTGAAGAACTTCAACGTAAGAAGCTTGCAAAAGAGGCAGCTGAGAAAGAACTGCAAGAGTTTGTAGACTTATTGAAATCTGCCAAGGCAATGCCTTTGAAGTCCAAACCACCTAAATCGTCCTGGACAGCTGAAGAGAAAACCAGATACAAGGTTGAGTCTCTCGAATCTTATGCTATTGATGATTGCGTGGATGATGAACAAAGGAAAACAGCTGGGATG ATTCTCAAGACTATGGGACTGGTGAAAACAGCATCATCAGCAGTAAATCTTCTCATTGACGTGGGGTATTTCCCTCGGCATGTTAATCTTGATCTTCTAAAGTTGAACATTCGGACAGATCATTCAGATGGCATTATAGCAGCTGCAGAATCACTTTTACTGGAGGCGTCTGATCCTGATGAG GTTAACAGGAAGAATCTCACAGATCTTAAGGTTTATGCCATTGATGTTGATGAAGCAGATGAG CTTGATGATGCATTGAGTGCAACAAGATTATCAGATGGTCGAATTAAAATATGGATCCATGTTGCTGATCCAGCTAGATTTGTTCAACCAGGGAGCATAGTGGACAG GGAGGCCATGAAAAGAGGAACTTCTATATTTCTTCCAACAGCCACATACCCTATGTTTCCAGAGAAACTAGCAATGGATGGAATGAGTTTAAAACAGGGAGAGATTTGCAATGCAGTTACTGTATCTGTTGTCCTTCATTCTGATGGAAG CATTGCAGAATACTCTGTGGAAAACTCAATCATCAAACCAACTTACATGCTGACATATGAAAGTGCATCAGAGCTGCTTAGTTTGAACTTGGTAGAGGAGGCTGAACTTAAAATTCTATCTGAGGCTGCAACTTTGCGATTAGCATGGCGAAGACAACAG gGTGCAATTGACATGGCTTCTTTGGAGACACGGATCAAGGTAGCAAATCCAGAAGACCCGGAGCCTGAAATCAATCTCTACGTGGAAAACCAAGCTGACCCTGCCATGCGACTTGTTTCTGAAATGATGATCCTATGTGGGGAAGTTATAGCCACTTTTGGATCTCGCAATAACATTCCGTTACCCTACAGAGGACAACCTCAAACAAATATAGATGTATCTGCATTTGCTCATCTTCCAGAAGGACCTGTTAGGAGCTCTGCAATAGTCAGAACAATGCGAGCTGCTGAAATTGACTTTAGGAAGCCTATGCCCCATGGGATTTTGGGAATTCCTTGTTATGTCCAATTTACATCTCCCATCCGTAGGTATTTGGATCTGCTTGCACATTATCAG GTTAAGGCTTTCCTAAAAGGCGACTCTCCTCCATACTCCCATGGTCAACTAGAAGGGATGGCAGCAACtgtaaatataaatactaaattGGCAAGGAGGCTCTCAAGCGTTAGTCTTCGTTATTGGATACTAGAGTACTTGAGACGgcaaccaaaagaaaatagatatcGGGCTTTGATTCTTCGGTTTATTAAAGATCGAAATGCATTGCTGCTGTTGGTTGAG GTGGGCATTCAAGCATCTGCATGGGTGTCTCTTGGAGTACAAATTGGAGATGAAGTACAAGTTCGAGTGGAGGATGCCCATCCACGTGATGATGTTCTTTCTCTGAAGGAGATCATTCAGTAG
- the LOC101206144 gene encoding ribonuclease II, chloroplastic/mitochondrial isoform X1 produces the protein MPNNHKSFFFNPLDCMTLDSLPSQTIMAFRTVNTFSVFRSSLSPPLSAFRWSSKLRFSSPLLRHRYQIFKTGGGRLYSFYSVFENIIEELEAPRRRKRVSATAKMGLVGMGSGEVTEDKLVNRTLDRGLLLEFKKDSERVLLAVAQKPDGKKNWMVFDQQNGVSSSIKPQQITYIVPGVENFDHTEIADFIKKAQDNLDPTLLEFAWLELLEQNKAVTTEELAEMIFGSTEPMESYCTHLLLSRDELYFTVLQTKGSRSFYGPRPTDQVEELQRKKLAKEAAEKELQEFVDLLKSAKAMPLKSKPPKSSWTAEEKTRYKVESLESYAIDDCVDDEQRKTAGMILKTMGLVKTASSAVNLLIDVGYFPRHVNLDLLKLNIRTDHSDGIIAAAESLLLEASDPDEVNRKNLTDLKVYAIDVDEADELDDALSATRLSDGRIKIWIHVADPARFVQPGSIVDREAMKRGTSIFLPTATYPMFPEKLAMDGMSLKQGEICNAVTVSVVLHSDGSIAEYSVENSIIKPTYMLTYESASELLSLNLVEEAELKILSEAATLRLAWRRQQGAIDMASLETRIKVANPEDPEPEINLYVENQADPAMRLVSEMMILCGEVIATFGSRNNIPLPYRGQPQTNIDVSAFAHLPEGPVRSSAIVRTMRAAEIDFRKPMPHGILGIPCYVQFTSPIRRYLDLLAHYQVKAFLKGDSPPYSHGQLEGMAATVNINTKLARRLSSVSLRYWILEYLRRQPKENRYRALILRFIKDRNALLLLVEVGIQASAWVSLGVQIGDEVQVRVEDAHPRDDVLSLKEIIQ, from the exons ATGCCCAACAACCATAAatcctttttcttcaatccTCTTGACTGCATGACCCTCGATTCTCTTCCTTCACAAACGATTATGGCTTTTCGAACTGTTAACACTTTCTCCGTCTTCCGCTCTTCATTATCCCCGCCTCTCTCTGCCTTCCGATGGAGCTCCAAACTAAGATTTAGTTCTCCTCTGTTAAGGCATCGATACCAAATTTTTAAGACTGGTGGAGGTCGATTATATTCCTTTTACAGTGTGTTTGAAAACATTATCGAAGAGCTCGAAGCTCCACGCCGGCGAAAGAGAGTTTCCGCTACTGCTAA AATGGGATTGGTGGGCATGGGCAGTGGAGAGGTTACTGAAGATAAGCTTGTGAACCGAACATTGGACAGGGGATTGTTGCTGGAGTTCAAGAAGGATTCGGAGAGGGTATTACTGGCAGTTGCTCAGAAACCTGATGGGAAAAAAAACTGGATGGTGTTCGATCAG CAGAATGGCGTCTCATCGTCTATTAAGCCACAGCAAATTACATACATTGTTCCAggtgttgaaaattttgaccATACAGAAATTGCAGACTTCATTAAGAAAGCTCAGGATAACTTG GACCCAACATTGCTGGAATTTGCATGGCTTGAACTTCTTGAACAAAATAAGGCAGTGACTACCGAAGAATTAGCTGAG ATGATTTTTGGGAGTACAGAACCTATGGAAAGCTATTGTACGCATTTGTTGTTATCAAGAGATGAATTATACTTCACTGTTCTGCAGACAAAAGGTTCGCGATCTTTTTATGGTCCAAGACCTACTGACCAA GTTGAAGAACTTCAACGTAAGAAGCTTGCAAAAGAGGCAGCTGAGAAAGAACTGCAAGAGTTTGTAGACTTATTGAAATCTGCCAAGGCAATGCCTTTGAAGTCCAAACCACCTAAATCGTCCTGGACAGCTGAAGAGAAAACCAGATACAAGGTTGAGTCTCTCGAATCTTATGCTATTGATGATTGCGTGGATGATGAACAAAGGAAAACAGCTGGGATG ATTCTCAAGACTATGGGACTGGTGAAAACAGCATCATCAGCAGTAAATCTTCTCATTGACGTGGGGTATTTCCCTCGGCATGTTAATCTTGATCTTCTAAAGTTGAACATTCGGACAGATCATTCAGATGGCATTATAGCAGCTGCAGAATCACTTTTACTGGAGGCGTCTGATCCTGATGAG GTTAACAGGAAGAATCTCACAGATCTTAAGGTTTATGCCATTGATGTTGATGAAGCAGATGAG CTTGATGATGCATTGAGTGCAACAAGATTATCAGATGGTCGAATTAAAATATGGATCCATGTTGCTGATCCAGCTAGATTTGTTCAACCAGGGAGCATAGTGGACAG GGAGGCCATGAAAAGAGGAACTTCTATATTTCTTCCAACAGCCACATACCCTATGTTTCCAGAGAAACTAGCAATGGATGGAATGAGTTTAAAACAGGGAGAGATTTGCAATGCAGTTACTGTATCTGTTGTCCTTCATTCTGATGGAAG CATTGCAGAATACTCTGTGGAAAACTCAATCATCAAACCAACTTACATGCTGACATATGAAAGTGCATCAGAGCTGCTTAGTTTGAACTTGGTAGAGGAGGCTGAACTTAAAATTCTATCTGAGGCTGCAACTTTGCGATTAGCATGGCGAAGACAACAG gGTGCAATTGACATGGCTTCTTTGGAGACACGGATCAAGGTAGCAAATCCAGAAGACCCGGAGCCTGAAATCAATCTCTACGTGGAAAACCAAGCTGACCCTGCCATGCGACTTGTTTCTGAAATGATGATCCTATGTGGGGAAGTTATAGCCACTTTTGGATCTCGCAATAACATTCCGTTACCCTACAGAGGACAACCTCAAACAAATATAGATGTATCTGCATTTGCTCATCTTCCAGAAGGACCTGTTAGGAGCTCTGCAATAGTCAGAACAATGCGAGCTGCTGAAATTGACTTTAGGAAGCCTATGCCCCATGGGATTTTGGGAATTCCTTGTTATGTCCAATTTACATCTCCCATCCGTAGGTATTTGGATCTGCTTGCACATTATCAG GTTAAGGCTTTCCTAAAAGGCGACTCTCCTCCATACTCCCATGGTCAACTAGAAGGGATGGCAGCAACtgtaaatataaatactaaattGGCAAGGAGGCTCTCAAGCGTTAGTCTTCGTTATTGGATACTAGAGTACTTGAGACGgcaaccaaaagaaaatagatatcGGGCTTTGATTCTTCGGTTTATTAAAGATCGAAATGCATTGCTGCTGTTGGTTGAG GTGGGCATTCAAGCATCTGCATGGGTGTCTCTTGGAGTACAAATTGGAGATGAAGTACAAGTTCGAGTGGAGGATGCCCATCCACGTGATGATGTTCTTTCTCTGAAGGAGATCATTCAGTAG